One Triticum dicoccoides isolate Atlit2015 ecotype Zavitan chromosome 4B, WEW_v2.0, whole genome shotgun sequence genomic window carries:
- the LOC119295377 gene encoding uncharacterized protein LOC119295377 encodes MAFMATGRVAIAPTRARFVTPRSLFNWGRGAKEAETPPPQFQYHGVELPFPMSLVANTHLRGRELSCCYRATVDGFSATDFHRRCDFKGPCVVVGYTAGGSFRFGGFSPEGYRSTDDYYDTLDAFLFYWPPAAPEDTAAAVPVVLPKVGGSGAALFDYSRGGPQFGADGLLIGPPLTAVMGVFTGPDASVGVGDLRRARSRLGLSYAKREDGKESLFGDESKVELDEVLVFCSPQIASMY; translated from the coding sequence ATGGCGTTCATGGCGACCGGCAGGGTGGCGATCGCTCCGACCAGAGCAAGGTTCGTCACTCCCCGCAGCCTCTTCAACTGGGGCAGAGGCGCAAAAGAAGCCGAGACGCCGCCGCCGCAGTTCCAGTACCACGGCGTGGAGCTGCCGTTCCCCATGTCGCTCGTGGCCAACACGCACCTCAGAGGACGCGAGCTCAGCTGCTGTTACAGGGCCACCGTTGACGGCTTCAGCGCGACGGACTTCCACCGGCGGTGCGACTTCAAGGGCCCCTGCGTCGTCGTCGGCTACACGGCGGgaggctccttcaggttcggcggcTTCAGCCCGGAGGGGTACCGCAGCACGGACGACTACTACGACACGCTCGACGCCTTCCTCTTCTACTGGCCGCCGGCAGCGCCGGAGGACACCGCCGCTGCCGTTCCGGTGGTGCTGCCCAAGGTGGGCGGGAGCGGCGCTGCGCTGTTCGACTACTCGCGGGGCGGGCCGCAGTTCGGCGCCGACGGGCTGCTCATCGGCCCGCCGCTCACCGCCGTGATGGGGGTGTTCACGGGGCCCGACGCCAGCGTCGGCGTCGGCGACCTCCGGCGCGCGCGGTCACGGCTCGGGCTGTCCTACGCGAAGAGGGAGGACGGCAAGGAGAGCCTGTTCGGCGACGAGTCCAAGGTCGAACTCGACGAAGTGCTGGTCTTCTGTAGCCCACAGATTGCCAGCATGTACTAG